The Blastopirellula marina genomic sequence TATCTGGGACGGCATGTAACGCACCGTGAGGACTTCCTGGCCGAGCTTTTCGATCTGCTGTGCCAATTTTGTCTTATCGGTCGGGTTTTGCTGCGAGCGGATTTCCGCGAGCAACTCGGCAATCTCTTCGTGAACCTCGCGGGTCTGTTGCACCACCAAACAGTCGCAAAGCGGATAATTGGCGATGGAGCCTGGTCCGCCGAGTTCTTCCCACCATTCGGGCCGAACCGAGGAGGTGATCGACTTGGTTAAATTATCGTAGTCAGGCATCTCTGGCAGAACATTCGAATTCAAGTTGGTCCGCCCGAGGGGGTGGTCATTTTCTTGGGAAGCAGAACGCGTCACTTCCCACAACTGCGTGCGAAGTTTCGGATCGCTAACGCTGAGCCCGTGCCACACGAGATCGCGTACGGGATATAGGCGGATTTCCAACTCGCGTTCGGCCTCTTCATGCGACGTCACGATGATCATCCCACCGATGACATACCAAGAGAGTTCGTGCTGCTGAGAAAGAATGTTAAGCGTTTGTCGCAGGGTAAGGTCTTTGGCCGTAACATTGATGGGCTGGTCGGTGGCTATGCCAATTTCGGCGAGGGTTTCCTTGTCGAGCAGGATGGGGACTTCGCTCGTCTTGGCCAGGAACGCGGTCACGTCTTCCAATGGCAAGTCGATGAAATCGACCGTGATCTTGACCGAGTTCAGCTTCGCTTCGACATCCGCCGTTTGTTCGTCGGGAGGAAAGGCGGACAAGGCCTGGGTCGCGTACGAGTCGCTGGACAAATTCTTCACCTCACGCAATCGGGCGATGAGGCTTTCGACCTTGCGGTGGGCCTTGTTGGTATGATCGACGATCAAGCTGTTCTGAAAGTGGGTAATCGAAGCCGGGCCGCCCAGTTCTTCCCACTGGGGCGTATCGACCGAAGTGACAATCACGTCGATCAAATAATCGGGATCCGATTGGGGGCCGACGTTGATCAGATCCCCCACCGGATAAACCCGTCGAACCATATTCGCTTCGGCGGCATCCCAGGTGGTCACGACGACACCGGTCGAGTCGATCCGATAAGTAAGGGAGATCTGGCGTAGAAGCAGTTGCAAAAGTGTATCGGCGGCGAGTTTGTGGGTCTCGAGAGTAAGCTCCGCATCGCTATTCAAACCAACTTCATCCAACGAACGGTGATCGATACGAATGGGGACGTCAATTTGCTCTGAGATAAACTGTAAAGCATCTCGGAGCGGCGTATCGATGACGTTGATATCGGCTTTCGTGGTCCGCAGTTTCTTTTGCCATTTTTGCGCCTCGGCAAAGGAGGTTTGCGAGGCCTGATGCGGAATGATTTTGATGGGGCGAAGTGCATGGCCTGCTTTGTCCTCAGCCATCAATCCAGTCGCAGCCAGAGCTATCAGAAGAGTCGTCCCAAGAAACGCGCGCATCGTAAACTCCTCATTTCGGAGCAGGGGGTAGGTGGAGGTACGGTATTACCCTAGCGGAGGGGAGGATGGCGTGCAATGATTTGGTCTGATTTGTCTTATAGGTAGGAGATTAAGATCGCTTGCCGTTGATGGTGATATCGCCCAGGCGAGGCTTACCTTCGTCTGGTACGAGGACTTCAATGCGTATTTTCTCCCACTGCCCCTCGGCGAGTTCCTCCTCTCGCACGAAGGTCAAGCGGCGATGCCTGTCGGGAAAGTCTTCGCCATATGCGAAGTCTTCGATCGTGAGTGGAGCAGCTTCTGGCAAATGCTGCTGGAGCCCCTTGTTGGCCAGCGGAAGTTGCCGGGCAATCGCTTCTTTGCCACCAGCGCGGACCAGATAAATCAGATCGGTGTAGGTTTGCATTACCTGGAGGTAACGTTGGATCATGAGATCTTGATTCGCGCTGGAAGAGGGCCAACCGTATTCGCAGGTCAGCGTGATCGGCTTCTGGGCGTCGCGTACGAGAAAGCAATCTTGGCTGCCATCCCAGCGGTTCGGTTCACTATTAAACCAAGGGCCGGCAATTGTTGGCAGATCGATGTCTGCGAGAAGCACCTTTCGCAGCGACTTGACTTCTTCCTCGGATAGTTTCAGTTGTGATTCGCGCTGTCGGTTGTCTGGCGGTACAATCGCTGTCCCATCTTTTAAGACACGTATCCGGTAGACCGGATCGGTTCCGCCAAACTTGACCGAGCCGAAGTGAATCCAAGTCAGCAGGTCGCCGTCTCGCTTGGCCCCGACCATGGTGTCGAGCGGAATGACGATCACGTTCTTCTCGCCGACCGGCTCCTGGCCCTGAAGCAACAGCGGCGTCAGGAAGCCAAAAATGACCCCTGCGAGCGCGTAGCGGTAATCCATAACAAGATTCCTTTAAGGTGGAAGCGACAACCTAATTGGTGCTGGGGACTCACTTTAAGTAGGACGATTAGAAGTTCGGTTTGGTTCTGACAAGGGTTGAAAAACGTTTTGCTTGTCATATTAAAGATCCCACGGCATAATCACCTTTTCGACCATGTCGCGCTTTTTCTTATACGGGATGATATCTCGGGAAAGTAAGGCAAATAGTTTGTTTTTTCATGTTTTCAAATCGGCTCGTAGGGGTGTTTTTCGCATTGTGGCTGGCATGTTGCTGGTGGCTTGGGTGGTCGCTGCAGGGCACGCGGCAACCGACGCGGAACTACAAAAAGCGGCCAGCGGTGAGAAGCTTACCGAAGACGAATTTGTCTCGGTGAAGAAAGCGGTCATTAAAGAGGCCAAGTCCGGTTTTAAGTCAACCGGCGCGATGCAGCAATTGATCACCAAGTTGAAAGATGCCCCGCCGGTCGAGATCGGTCCAGAGAAGGAGAACAAGTTCCAAGTTCTGGAACATCCGATGATTGCCTTGCGGATGATCGTCGAAGCGGAACTGGCCGGCAGCGTGCTTCCGCCGGATCAATTGAAGAAGCATCCATCGGCCGACAAGTTTCCTGGGGCGATCCATCGGGCCATCAAACCGGAGGCCCATTTTTGTGAGATCGATGTGAACTCGTATCGCTGGCAAAGCACCGGACTTTACGCGCCGCCGGGGGAAGTCGTGCATGTCATGATTCCGGAAGAGTACGTCGATGCAGGTTGGAAACTGCGGATTGGTGCCAACAGCACGACCATCGATATTCCCAGGCACAACAAGCTGAATCGCTTTCCCCGAATCGACCGCGTTTATGATCTGAAGAAGCGGACGACCGAGGTTGCCTGTTCGTTTGGTGGCTTGCTGTACATTGAATTGCCCACGCCCAGTGCCAAGACGTTTCTGGCCAAGCACAGCGACATTTACAACCTGGTCGATCACTACGATGTACCGCCAAAAAAGATGGTGCAAATCCGGTTCTCGAATGTGGTGCTAGCTCCGCGTTATGTGCATGGCGAAACCAACGTGCAAGAGTGGCGAGCCACCATTCGCAGCTACCCGGCACCCTATGCCGAGATCGGCAGTGACAAGGTGATTTTCACGTTGCCATCGAAGTTCGTCCGCCGACTTGATACGCCAGACCTGGCCATGGAAAAGTGGGACGAGTTGATCGATGCCATGAGCGAGCTTTCTGGCCGACCGAAGGATAAGCCTTTTCCACACCGCTTTTTGATCGATGCCCACGTGAACTGGGGCGCGGCGTTCGCTGGATATCCCATCAATGCCCCGCTTGGCTGGGCGGAAGCGATCGTCCGTGGAGAGCCTGAGTGGGGACACGCCCACGAACTGGGGCATCTGCATCAGCATCGCGCTTGGACCTATCAAAGCACCAGCGAAGTCACCGTCAATATCTTTGCCGCGTATGCACTTGAGAAGATCTATGGACACCCTCACGAGCGTGCTACGCGTGAGTCGGTGATCGAAAATGCTCAGCGTTACCTGAGTCGTCCAATCGAAGAACGAAACTGGATGACGGTCAACGGTGCATTGTTCGAACGATTGGCCTTCTACACGATGCTGTCGTACGAGTTCGGCTGGGAGCCCTTCAAGCAGGTCTTTCGCGAATACCGAGAGCTGCCGCTCGATCAGCACCCTAAGTCTGATGTCGACCGAGCCAGCGACTTTCTCATCCGCATGTCACGGGCTACCAATAGTAACCTGGGCCCTTACTTCACTGAGTGGGGCGTACAGGTGAACGACTCGGCCCTGGAAGAGGTCAAATCTCTTCCGGCATGGGAGTCTCCCATGATGAAGCAGGCCATGGCAAAGGCTCCGTAGCGAAAGCCTACGAGTTCAACGTTCCCTTGGTGCTCGGCACGCCAGGGGAACGTGGGTCGAGCTCCACTGCCATCCGCAAGCTTCGCGCGGCGCACTTGAAGATCGCCTCGCTGATGTGGTGGTTGTTGCGGCCGTAGTGAATGTTCACGTGGAAGTTGCACAGGGCATTGGCGGCCAATGCCTGCCAGAAGTCTTCGACCAGTTCGGTATCGAACTCGCCGATCTTCTCGGTCGTGAATGGAGCGTTGAAGACCAGGTAGTACCGGCCACTCAAGTCCCATACGGTGCTGCACAAGGTTTCTTCCATCGGCAGCGTGAAGTGACCGTAGCGGCGGATTCCCTTCTTGTCGCCAATTGCCTGGCGAATGGTCTGGCCGATGCAGATACCGGTGTCTTCCACCGTGTGATGCTGATCGACGTGCAGGTCACCGTTCACTTCAACCGACAAGTCGAAACACCCATGCCGCGTGAAGAGCTGCAGCATGTGATCGAAGAATCCCACGCCGGTGCTGCCGGAGAAGTTACCGGAGCCATCGAGGTTCAGTTCAAGCTTGATTTGCGTTTCGGTCGTGTCGCGTTCGATTTTGGCGGTGCGGGTCATGGGCGAGCGATTATGCGGGTTCTAAGAGTTCTGCTGAAGGTACTGCTCGATCAAGTCCAAGCATACGTCGGTTTGGCCATCGGTGCCGACCGAGATTCGAATTCCCTCGGTAATTCCCGGGTATTGCATGTATCTGATCAGAACGTGGTTCTGCTTGAGGAATTCGTAAATCGGTTTGAGTTTGACGCCTGGCCGTGTCGCCCAAACGAAATTGGCCTGCGAATCAGGCACGGTAAAGCCCATTTTTCGCAGCCGTTGGGTCATGTTGGCCCGGGTAACGACGACCTTGGCTTTGTTTTCGGCGACCCATTTCTGATCGTCGATGGCTGCCAGCGCGCCGGCCAATGAAAGGGCATCGCAATTGTAGCTGTCTTTGACCTTTGTCAATTGTTCGATCATCTGCGGCTGAGCGACCAGGAACCCGAATCGCAGACCGGCCAGAGCGTACGACTTGCTGAGCGTCCGCGAGAGCATGATCTTCTCGTTCTCTTTCACGAGATCGATACAGTTATCGTCGGCGAAGTCGGCGTATGCTTCGTCAATCAGCAGAGGGCAGGGGAGCGAATCGGCGATCTCGCGTAACTGCGATTTAGGTACCACCGTGCCGCTGGGGCTGTTGGGGTTAGGCAGGAACGCCAGCTTCAAGTGGTTGCTGGCCGTGCCGAATGATTCCGGCAGTGTCCAGTCTTCGTTGAACGGAATCTCTTCGCTGTCGGCACCTTGGATCTCGGCCAGGGTCTTGTAGAGGATGTAGCTAGGTGTGGGCAGTCGGAGCCACTCGCCATCGCCAACAAAGCCGCGTGTAAGAATGGTCAAGATATCGTCGCTGCCGTTGCCGCATAGGATCCAGTCAGGCTCAACTCCCAGCACTTCGGCTGCGCGAATGCGAAACGCGGTACCGACCGGGTCGGGATATTTTTCGAGACCCTGGTCGAGACGCTGACGAATGGCCTCGGCAACCTTGGGCGAGGCAGGGTAGGGGTTCTCGTTGGTGTTCAGCTTGATGAACTTCCCGCCTTGCGGTTGTTCGCCAGGCTTGTAACCAGCGATCGCTTCAATCTCAGGACGAAAGTAGCCCATGGTGTTCCTGCATTTCAATTGGGAGATGAACTGCGGAAAACGTGGATGGAAGCGAATAAGAAGAAGGGCTGACTTAGACATTGTCGGTCTGTTTTAGCTCCCAAGGAGCGACCGTTAATAGCCAGGGGTGGAAGCCCCTGGAAAGAAGTTCTCAATCTAAGTCTTAAGCCCTGAAAGGGCGGTCGAAGCAATGTGCTCTGAGTTCGGCCGCCCCGTTGGGGCTGACATTGCAGTTTTTCTTCTTGCTCGCGGTCATCCGCGAAATCAGCGGTTACTCCTCTTTGCTAGTTCTTGAGTTGTCTTAGTTGTCTTCGGTGCGAATCGTTACGCTGCGTTTGTGGGCGGTCAGGCCTTCTTTGTCGGCCAAGGTGGTCACCAGTGGGGCAATCGCCTTGAGTCCGTCTTCAGTGAAGTGAATCACGCTGCGCGAACGCAGGAAGTCGTTGGCCGATAGGCCGCTGGCCCAGTGGGCGGTAGCACCAGTTGGCAAAACGTGCGAAGGACCAGCCGCATAATCCCCCAGGGCCACCGGGGTGTAATTGCCCAGGAAGGTCGCACCGGCGGTCAGAATCTTTTCCGCCGTCGCTTCGCTGTTGGTCGTGGTGATGTGTAAGTGTTCCGGTGCCAGGTCGGTGGCGATGCGGCAAGCCTCGACTTCGTCCTTGGTGAGAATCACGGCACCAAAGTCAATCAAGCTTTGCACCGTCAGATCGCAACGTTCCAGCACCGCGACTTGCTTTTCAAGTTCCGTAAGCGCAGCGTCGATTAGCGCTTCGTCCCAGCTGATCAAGACACTGCTGCCGGGCGAATGTTCGGCCTGGGCCAGCATGTCGGCGGCGATGTACTGGGGTTTCGCCGTGGTATCGGCCACGACGACGACTTCACTCGGTCCGGCGATCGAGTCGATATCGACTTCGCCGAAGACATGCTTCTTGGCCAAGGCGACGAAAAGATTCCCGGGGCCGACGATCTTCTGCACCTTGGGAATGCCTTCGACACCGTAGGCGAGGGCTGCCACGCCATGCGCGCCACCGACGCGGTAAACTTCCTTCACGCCGATTTCGACGCAGGTAGCCAGCAGGTCCAAGTTGTACGAACCAAACGGAGTGGGGGG encodes the following:
- a CDS encoding M60 family metallopeptidase, which gives rise to MLLVAWVVAAGHAATDAELQKAASGEKLTEDEFVSVKKAVIKEAKSGFKSTGAMQQLITKLKDAPPVEIGPEKENKFQVLEHPMIALRMIVEAELAGSVLPPDQLKKHPSADKFPGAIHRAIKPEAHFCEIDVNSYRWQSTGLYAPPGEVVHVMIPEEYVDAGWKLRIGANSTTIDIPRHNKLNRFPRIDRVYDLKKRTTEVACSFGGLLYIELPTPSAKTFLAKHSDIYNLVDHYDVPPKKMVQIRFSNVVLAPRYVHGETNVQEWRATIRSYPAPYAEIGSDKVIFTLPSKFVRRLDTPDLAMEKWDELIDAMSELSGRPKDKPFPHRFLIDAHVNWGAAFAGYPINAPLGWAEAIVRGEPEWGHAHELGHLHQHRAWTYQSTSEVTVNIFAAYALEKIYGHPHERATRESVIENAQRYLSRPIEERNWMTVNGALFERLAFYTMLSYEFGWEPFKQVFREYRELPLDQHPKSDVDRASDFLIRMSRATNSNLGPYFTEWGVQVNDSALEEVKSLPAWESPMMKQAMAKAP
- the hisD gene encoding histidinol dehydrogenase — its product is MDLKSKIARIDTRHDDVESQLQQVRDKLSPKGDVVSEAGRKRTIEVFGEPLSPLQVVQRICSDVERRGLAAVLEYGKSLDGKQLYASTIRVSDEELRMAHEAADPAFLQTIRDIRENILRFQTAILHKDVEVPIEHGGKLRHRYAPLKRVGICVPGGAAAYPSTVLMTAVPAMAAGVEELAVIAPPTPFGSYNLDLLATCVEIGVKEVYRVGGAHGVAALAYGVEGIPKVQKIVGPGNLFVALAKKHVFGEVDIDSIAGPSEVVVVADTTAKPQYIAADMLAQAEHSPGSSVLISWDEALIDAALTELEKQVAVLERCDLTVQSLIDFGAVILTKDEVEACRIATDLAPEHLHITTTNSEATAEKILTAGATFLGNYTPVALGDYAAGPSHVLPTGATAHWASGLSANDFLRSRSVIHFTEDGLKAIAPLVTTLADKEGLTAHKRSVTIRTEDN
- the hisB gene encoding imidazoleglycerol-phosphate dehydratase HisB, with translation MTRTAKIERDTTETQIKLELNLDGSGNFSGSTGVGFFDHMLQLFTRHGCFDLSVEVNGDLHVDQHHTVEDTGICIGQTIRQAIGDKKGIRRYGHFTLPMEETLCSTVWDLSGRYYLVFNAPFTTEKIGEFDTELVEDFWQALAANALCNFHVNIHYGRNNHHISEAIFKCAARSLRMAVELDPRSPGVPSTKGTLNS
- the hisC gene encoding histidinol-phosphate transaminase codes for the protein MGYFRPEIEAIAGYKPGEQPQGGKFIKLNTNENPYPASPKVAEAIRQRLDQGLEKYPDPVGTAFRIRAAEVLGVEPDWILCGNGSDDILTILTRGFVGDGEWLRLPTPSYILYKTLAEIQGADSEEIPFNEDWTLPESFGTASNHLKLAFLPNPNSPSGTVVPKSQLREIADSLPCPLLIDEAYADFADDNCIDLVKENEKIMLSRTLSKSYALAGLRFGFLVAQPQMIEQLTKVKDSYNCDALSLAGALAAIDDQKWVAENKAKVVVTRANMTQRLRKMGFTVPDSQANFVWATRPGVKLKPIYEFLKQNHVLIRYMQYPGITEGIRISVGTDGQTDVCLDLIEQYLQQNS